One Mycoavidus sp. B2-EB genomic region harbors:
- a CDS encoding ribonuclease catalytic domain-containing protein has protein sequence MNVFFEDSGSFKAGTVLSHQNETLQVELPGGRRIKVKSKDVLLEFSAPTAAELMRAAEACAQAIELDFLWECAGSDEFNFAALAVEYFGAQVTSIERASLVLRLHGAPVYFRRKGRGQYLRAPEEQLKAALAALERRSQQAALQATYEAELTAHRLPAAFEGKVLTLLTKPDKNSIEYKALEAAASVCGVSVAQLILDCGAIPSARALHESRFLAEHFPQGTGFGPAVEYSGPAAESGFDELPVTEVQAFSIDDISTTEIDDAFSVEWLANDRLRIGVHIAAPALGVARDDMIDLIARTRLSTVYVPGDKITMLPAALINTFTLKEGGLRPVLSFYAIIDGATQDIVATETRAERVFIAHNLRHNWLDAIVTAEAIAAGEGDYPYKKEIAVLWPFAQALYEKRQTARINYGLKRETQRYTDFNFAIDGESVSITPRRRGSPLDLIVAELAILVNSSWGAVLAKYDVPGIYRAQRSFGVNRTRMQIGPEPHEGLGVEQYAWSTSPLRRYIDLVNQWQLLACTQHGVAAKLVAPFKPKDADLYVIVQNFDEIYQAYADHQNRMERFWCLRWLKQEKRERMLATVLKGDLVRFDEIPLLLHVPGLGVHARDTKLWLDILALDELTLEVSCRLAQVLEGSEAQTDLSGDTALSCP, from the coding sequence GTGAACGTTTTTTTTGAAGATTCCGGCAGCTTTAAGGCCGGCACTGTACTCTCTCACCAGAATGAAACGTTGCAAGTTGAATTGCCCGGCGGGCGGCGGATTAAAGTAAAAAGTAAAGATGTGCTACTTGAGTTTTCAGCGCCGACAGCTGCTGAATTAATGCGCGCCGCTGAGGCGTGCGCTCAGGCCATCGAACTGGATTTTTTGTGGGAGTGCGCAGGGAGCGATGAATTTAACTTCGCAGCGCTCGCCGTGGAATATTTTGGCGCACAGGTCACCTCGATTGAGCGAGCCTCACTGGTTCTGCGTTTACATGGCGCCCCTGTCTATTTTCGTCGTAAAGGGCGCGGGCAATACCTGCGCGCACCAGAAGAGCAACTCAAAGCCGCATTGGCCGCTCTTGAACGGCGTAGCCAACAGGCAGCATTGCAGGCCACTTATGAAGCTGAATTAACCGCTCATCGATTACCGGCGGCTTTTGAGGGTAAGGTTCTCACTTTATTAACCAAACCCGATAAAAATTCAATCGAATACAAAGCGTTGGAGGCTGCAGCCAGTGTTTGCGGTGTTTCAGTCGCACAATTAATACTCGATTGTGGCGCGATTCCTTCTGCGCGTGCATTGCATGAGAGCCGTTTTTTGGCGGAGCATTTCCCACAGGGGACGGGCTTTGGCCCAGCAGTCGAATATTCTGGGCCGGCGGCCGAGAGCGGCTTCGACGAGTTACCGGTGACTGAAGTCCAAGCTTTTTCGATCGATGACATTAGCACGACTGAAATTGATGACGCTTTCTCGGTCGAATGGCTGGCCAATGATCGTTTGCGGATTGGCGTGCATATTGCTGCGCCCGCGCTTGGCGTCGCGCGGGACGACATGATTGACTTGATTGCGCGCACGCGTTTATCGACCGTCTATGTTCCGGGCGATAAAATCACTATGTTGCCCGCCGCGCTGATTAATACATTCACTTTAAAGGAAGGTGGGCTCCGGCCGGTACTGTCGTTTTATGCAATTATCGATGGCGCAACGCAAGATATTGTGGCCACCGAGACGCGCGCCGAGCGTGTATTTATTGCGCACAATCTGCGCCATAATTGGCTTGATGCAATCGTAACAGCAGAGGCCATTGCAGCAGGTGAGGGCGATTATCCCTATAAAAAAGAGATCGCAGTACTTTGGCCATTTGCGCAAGCGCTTTACGAAAAGCGGCAGACGGCTCGCATCAATTATGGACTTAAGCGCGAAACGCAGCGCTATACAGACTTTAATTTTGCTATCGACGGCGAATCGGTCTCGATCACCCCGCGCCGACGCGGTTCTCCGCTTGATTTGATTGTTGCTGAGTTAGCGATTTTAGTGAACAGCAGTTGGGGTGCGGTATTGGCTAAATATGATGTGCCAGGAATTTATCGGGCGCAACGCTCATTTGGCGTTAACCGCACGCGCATGCAAATTGGCCCAGAGCCCCATGAAGGGCTAGGGGTTGAGCAATATGCATGGAGCACCTCACCCTTGCGGCGCTATATCGATTTAGTCAATCAATGGCAACTTCTAGCCTGTACGCAACATGGTGTGGCGGCTAAATTGGTGGCTCCGTTTAAGCCCAAAGATGCAGATTTGTACGTGATTGTGCAAAATTTTGACGAAATTTATCAAGCCTATGCAGATCACCAGAATCGCATGGAGCGTTTTTGGTGCTTGCGCTGGCTCAAGCAAGAAAAGCGTGAACGTATGCTTGCCACGGTCCTAAAAGGAGATTTGGTTAGGTTTGACGAAATCCCGCTATTGCTGCATGTGCCTGGTCTTGGTGTGCATGCGCGCGATACTAAGCTGTGGCTCGATATTCTCGCGCTAGACGAGCTTACTCTTGAAGTTTCATGTCGCCTAGCACAAGTATTAGAGGGGAGTGAGGCTCAGACGGATCTATCTGGCGACACCGCGCTGAGCTGCCCATAA
- the mpl gene encoding UDP-N-acetylmuramate:L-alanyl-gamma-D-glutamyl-meso-diaminopimelate ligase, with amino-acid sequence MHIHILGICGTFMGGLAVLARQAGHRVTGCDAHVYPPMSTQLAAQGIELIDGYHADQLALNADLYVVGNVVTRGNPLMEAILDQGLPYTSGPQWLGEHVLAQKWVLAVAGTHGKTTTASILAWLLEEAGLNPGFLIGGVPLNLNISARLTASNFFVIEADEYDTAFFDKRSKFIHYRPRTLVLNNLEYDHADIFPDLAAIETQFHHLVRIVPAAGRILVNGRDAALARVLSRGCWSEIEAFGVADGWQAEPVDERVMDQSFAVHWQTQRVGMVNWQSLGEHNRLNALAALAAARHVGVAPAAGAAALARFAGVKRRMETYGSVGGITIYDDFAHHPSAISTTLAGLRARIGPQARILAVLEARSNTMKLGVLKSQLPESLAQADLVFAYGASAGRDALGWDLAQTLAPLGERVYPLNDLEALAHAVVLAARPNDHIVVMSNGSFGGIHAKLLAMLSKKENATIDFDSGKVA; translated from the coding sequence ATGCATATTCATATTCTCGGCATTTGCGGTACCTTCATGGGAGGGCTGGCTGTGCTTGCACGCCAAGCCGGTCATCGTGTGACCGGTTGCGATGCACATGTGTACCCACCGATGAGTACGCAGCTTGCGGCACAAGGCATTGAACTTATCGACGGCTACCACGCTGACCAACTTGCACTCAATGCGGACCTTTATGTAGTCGGGAATGTTGTGACGCGTGGCAACCCATTAATGGAGGCGATTCTAGACCAAGGTCTGCCTTACACCTCAGGCCCACAATGGCTTGGCGAACACGTGTTAGCGCAAAAATGGGTATTGGCAGTGGCCGGCACGCATGGCAAAACCACCACAGCGTCTATCCTTGCTTGGCTGCTCGAAGAAGCTGGATTGAACCCGGGTTTTCTAATCGGTGGCGTGCCACTTAATTTGAATATTTCGGCGCGACTCACGGCATCGAATTTTTTTGTGATCGAAGCAGATGAATACGATACGGCGTTTTTCGATAAGCGCTCTAAATTTATCCATTATCGTCCGCGCACTCTCGTGCTCAATAATCTCGAATACGATCATGCAGATATTTTCCCAGATCTGGCTGCAATTGAAACGCAATTTCATCATTTAGTGCGTATTGTCCCAGCGGCTGGGCGGATCCTTGTGAATGGCCGCGATGCAGCGCTTGCACGCGTGTTAAGCAGGGGCTGCTGGAGTGAAATTGAAGCTTTTGGGGTGGCCGACGGCTGGCAAGCAGAGCCGGTTGATGAGCGTGTCATGGATCAATCTTTTGCCGTGCATTGGCAGACCCAGCGAGTAGGCATGGTCAACTGGCAAAGCTTGGGTGAACATAATCGGCTCAATGCGTTAGCGGCCTTGGCTGCGGCCCGCCATGTCGGCGTAGCGCCGGCCGCCGGCGCTGCGGCGTTGGCGCGTTTTGCTGGGGTGAAGCGGCGCATGGAAACATACGGTAGCGTGGGCGGCATCACGATCTATGATGATTTTGCTCATCATCCGAGCGCAATTAGCACGACCCTGGCTGGGTTGCGCGCGCGTATCGGGCCCCAGGCCCGCATTTTGGCGGTGCTTGAAGCGCGCTCAAATACGATGAAATTGGGGGTGCTGAAATCCCAATTGCCAGAGAGCCTAGCTCAGGCTGATCTGGTTTTCGCATATGGGGCATCAGCGGGGCGCGACGCGCTCGGCTGGGATTTAGCTCAAACTCTAGCGCCACTGGGCGAACGTGTTTACCCTTTGAATGATCTTGAGGCGCTGGCGCACGCGGTCGTTCTGGCGGCGCGGCCAAATGATCATATTGTAGTGATGAGCAACGGCAGCTTTGGTGGTATTCATGCGAAACTGCTTGCCATGCTTTCTAAAAAAGAGAATGCCACAATCGATTTTGATTCAGGGAAGGTTGCGTGA
- a CDS encoding homoserine dehydrogenase, with amino-acid sequence METIKTGLLGFGTVGQSTFAVLQRNQGEISRRAGRGIEIKRIAVRDSNKARAILGRADSVMLDADAEALVCDPALDIVIETIGGTTIARELVLRALANRKHVVTANKALLAVHGAEIFAMAHKHGVMVAFEAAVAGGIPIIKILREGLSANRIQWIVGIINGTTNFILSEMREHGIDFETALERAQRLGYAEADPTMDLQGIDAAHKIALMSALAFGTPIQFDRAYIEGIKELAPLDIQYAEELGYRIKLLGIARRIADSIELRVHPTLVPIQHLLANVEGAMNAVVVHGDTVGSTLYYGKGAGGEPTASAVVADLIDVTRLHTADQNQRVPPLAFQPDQLSNLAVLPISEVKCRYYLRLRVMDVKGVLANITKILADNDVSIDALLQKKSRLPDPVSANETDDLIVITHLAVEKQISAALEQMGTLTTVMPQMTKLRIETLNEGC; translated from the coding sequence ATGGAAACAATTAAAACCGGGCTTTTAGGTTTCGGCACTGTTGGTCAAAGCACGTTTGCTGTGCTCCAGCGTAATCAGGGCGAAATTAGTCGTCGGGCTGGACGCGGCATTGAGATCAAACGAATCGCTGTGCGCGATAGCAACAAAGCGCGGGCCATACTAGGCAGGGCTGATTCAGTTATGTTGGACGCAGATGCTGAGGCATTGGTCTGTGACCCAGCTTTAGATATCGTAATAGAAACGATCGGCGGCACTACGATTGCGCGCGAATTAGTATTGCGTGCATTAGCCAACCGCAAGCATGTGGTGACAGCCAATAAAGCTCTGCTTGCGGTGCATGGCGCCGAGATTTTTGCCATGGCGCACAAGCACGGGGTGATGGTAGCATTCGAAGCAGCCGTTGCCGGTGGTATCCCGATTATCAAAATTCTGCGCGAAGGATTAAGCGCTAACCGAATTCAATGGATTGTCGGGATTATCAATGGCACGACAAATTTCATTTTGTCTGAAATGCGCGAGCATGGCATTGATTTTGAGACCGCTCTTGAGCGCGCTCAGCGCCTAGGTTATGCGGAAGCTGATCCGACCATGGATCTTCAGGGTATCGATGCAGCTCATAAAATAGCGCTGATGAGTGCGCTTGCTTTCGGCACCCCCATCCAATTTGACAGAGCATATATTGAAGGCATTAAAGAGTTGGCCCCGCTTGATATTCAATATGCAGAAGAATTGGGTTATCGGATCAAGCTGCTCGGAATTGCGCGACGGATTGCAGATAGCATCGAGTTGCGCGTGCATCCCACCTTGGTCCCAATCCAACATCTGCTCGCCAATGTCGAAGGGGCGATGAATGCGGTCGTTGTGCATGGCGACACAGTGGGCTCGACGCTTTATTATGGCAAAGGTGCGGGTGGCGAGCCAACCGCCTCCGCAGTGGTGGCTGATCTGATCGATGTGACGCGTTTACATACCGCAGACCAAAATCAGCGCGTACCCCCTCTTGCATTCCAACCGGATCAGTTATCAAATTTGGCAGTTTTGCCAATCAGTGAAGTGAAATGCCGCTATTATTTACGGCTGCGTGTCATGGACGTAAAAGGCGTATTAGCTAACATTACAAAGATTCTTGCTGATAATGATGTATCCATTGATGCTTTATTGCAAAAAAAATCACGCTTGCCTGATCCGGTGAGCGCTAATGAGACAGACGATTTAATCGTGATTACTCATCTGGCTGTTGAGAAGCAAATAAGTGCCGCGCTAGAGCAAATGGGTACCTTGACGACAGTTATGCCGCAGATGACAAAACTGCGGATTGAAACATTAAATGAAGGGTGTTAG
- a CDS encoding 2-hydroxycarboxylate transporter family protein, which produces MDKRVGIVPLPVYCVTMLCLGALFALGKTPTDISVMAAILAVLGFTCAELGARIPGLRRIGGPVIVTTFLPSCLAYYQLLPNELIRSITDFWQATNVLYLFIAAVVVGSILSMDRQALVKGFAKIFVPLAIGSIAAAIVGTLTGMALGLGAHHTFFYIVIPIMAGGIGEGAIPLTLGYAEILNLPQGQLFAQIIPAVMLGNLTAIICAALLNQFGKRYQRYSGRGRLHKGDHSVLANHTNLPTASVENFASAGMIAICLYILGILIHQLIGLPAPVAMLLLAVLAKLTYAVSPKLEEGARTVYRFFSTTVTYPLLFAIGITIAPWDQLLVAFTLANLITIVVTVVTLTMVGFFVGRWVGLYPIEGAIINACHSGMGGIGDVAILTSAHRLQLMPFAQMATRLGGALTITIGIILLGALH; this is translated from the coding sequence ATGGACAAGCGGGTCGGCATTGTGCCGCTCCCCGTATACTGCGTCACGATGCTTTGCTTAGGCGCTTTATTTGCGCTGGGTAAAACTCCAACTGATATTTCAGTTATGGCTGCGATCCTCGCAGTGTTAGGCTTTACCTGCGCTGAGTTAGGCGCGCGCATTCCAGGTTTGCGCAGAATCGGCGGTCCGGTGATCGTGACCACTTTTTTACCTTCCTGCCTGGCCTATTATCAATTACTGCCAAATGAACTCATCCGGTCCATTACAGATTTTTGGCAAGCCACTAATGTATTGTATCTATTTATTGCTGCGGTTGTCGTTGGCAGTATCTTGAGTATGGACCGGCAGGCTCTAGTTAAGGGTTTTGCTAAAATTTTTGTGCCGTTAGCCATCGGTTCGATCGCTGCTGCGATTGTAGGCACGCTTACAGGGATGGCGCTCGGTTTAGGGGCGCACCACACTTTCTTTTATATTGTTATCCCGATTATGGCCGGCGGCATTGGCGAAGGGGCGATTCCCCTTACGCTTGGCTACGCCGAGATTTTGAATCTACCACAAGGGCAATTATTCGCCCAGATTATACCCGCAGTCATGCTTGGCAACTTGACAGCAATTATCTGCGCCGCCTTACTTAACCAATTCGGTAAACGTTACCAGCGCTACAGTGGCAGAGGCCGCTTACATAAAGGCGACCATAGCGTCTTGGCAAACCACACCAATCTGCCTACGGCTTCAGTTGAAAATTTTGCGTCGGCTGGCATGATTGCCATTTGCTTATATATATTAGGCATCTTAATCCATCAATTGATTGGCCTGCCTGCGCCAGTCGCCATGCTGCTCCTGGCCGTGCTCGCCAAATTGACTTATGCAGTTTCTCCTAAGTTAGAAGAGGGCGCGCGCACGGTTTATCGTTTTTTCTCTACGACTGTGACTTATCCTTTGTTGTTTGCAATCGGCATTACGATTGCTCCATGGGACCAGTTACTCGTGGCGTTCACGCTGGCTAACCTCATCACCATTGTTGTCACTGTCGTGACCTTGACAATGGTCGGCTTCTTTGTTGGACGTTGGGTCGGCTTGTATCCGATTGAAGGGGCCATTATTAATGCCTGCCATAGTGGGATGGGAGGGATTGGCGATGTAGCCATTTTAACTTCCGCGCATCGCCTGCAATTGATGCCATTTGCGCAAATGGCAACTCGCTTAGGTGGCGCGCTTACGATTACGATTGGGATTATTTTGCTTGGCGCATTACATTAG
- the aroE gene encoding shikimate dehydrogenase gives MMLTVDHYAVIGNPVHHSQSPWIHARFAAQTGENLCYTRLCAPLDGCAETIRDFVARGGCGCNITVPFKLDAYALADTLSPRAAAAGAVNTLRVDAGGLYGDNTDGVGLVRDIEGNLGLALAGHRVLLLGAGGAARGALLPLLQAKLAEIVIVNRTAERAAELAHHFAQLAAEVGCQLSGGGEAVARGTFDVVINATASSLTGELPLFDACALGANTLAYDMMYGAQETVFMHYAQRHGASTADGLGMLVEQAAEAFFVWRGVRPESVSVLAELRALLGRK, from the coding sequence ATGATGTTAACGGTTGATCACTATGCAGTGATTGGCAATCCGGTGCACCATAGCCAATCTCCGTGGATCCATGCTCGATTTGCCGCGCAGACGGGCGAAAATCTTTGTTATACGCGCCTATGCGCGCCGCTTGATGGCTGCGCCGAAACGATACGAGATTTTGTTGCGCGCGGCGGATGCGGATGCAATATCACTGTGCCGTTTAAACTCGATGCTTATGCGTTAGCGGATACATTATCGCCCCGCGCCGCGGCTGCGGGTGCAGTTAATACCCTAAGAGTTGATGCGGGTGGCCTGTATGGTGACAATACCGATGGCGTTGGTCTGGTCCGAGATATTGAAGGTAATCTCGGCTTGGCGCTAGCGGGCCACCGCGTTTTGTTGCTTGGCGCGGGTGGGGCGGCGCGCGGGGCCCTCTTGCCATTGCTGCAGGCCAAACTTGCCGAGATCGTGATTGTTAATCGTACGGCCGAGCGCGCGGCTGAGCTTGCCCATCATTTTGCGCAATTAGCTGCAGAAGTTGGGTGTCAGCTGAGCGGTGGAGGGGAAGCTGTGGCGCGTGGCACGTTTGATGTTGTAATCAATGCTACGGCCAGCAGCCTTACGGGGGAGCTGCCACTTTTCGATGCGTGCGCGCTGGGGGCAAATACGCTTGCCTATGACATGATGTATGGGGCGCAAGAGACGGTTTTTATGCACTATGCGCAGCGCCATGGCGCGTCTACTGCAGATGGGCTAGGCATGCTGGTGGAACAAGCGGCCGAAGCATTTTTTGTGTGGCGGGGAGTGCGACCTGAGAGCGTTTCAGTGCTGGCTGAGTTGCGCGCATTGCTGGGTCGCAAGTGA